The genomic region AAACaacaacatcaaatcaaatgatttgtcacatgcgctgaataaaACATGTGTAGActttacaatgaaatgcttacttgtgagccctttcccaacaatgcagagttcaaaagtaagaaaaattaacaaaaaaagaaatagtaatacaataaaataacaataacgaggctatatacaaggagtatcggtgccaagtcaatgtgcaggggtacgacgTAATTGAGGTAATAAGTACAtgcaggtaggggtaaaagtgactaggcaatcaggacggataataaacagagtagtagcatcgtatgtgaagagtgtgtctgtgtgagggtatgtgtgtggcgtcaatatgcgtgtgtgtgtgttttgggtgcgttggagtgtcagtgtagtatgtgtgggaaGAGTccggtgagtgtgcatagagccagtgcaagaatgTCAGtggaaaaaaaaaaagggggtcaatgcaaatagtccgggtagccattagaTTAACTGTTTagcattcttatggcttgggggtagaagctgttcaggagccttttggtcccagacttggcactctgctaccgcttgccatgcagtagcagagagaacagtctatgacttggctgtagtctttgacaaCAGAGAAAGGCTTGGGGTAAGGTTTACAAATGTTTCTCTGTGATCCATTCACTATCGTTTTCAATGTCTCCTTAGACCAGTGATGGGGGCGCAGAATGTTTCTCTGACCATCGAGTTGAGTCTACAAGGAAATAGTGCCAATGGGAATGGACCCTGATGCCCTCTCCTACAGACTAGCAGGTAGGCATATAACATTTGTCTCGTGTATGTCTGCGTTGGATATGTTATTTGACGTAATGGAACCAGTAACTGGTAATGGTTGAATATGGCCCTGAGTTAAGCCTCTGTTTTTTCCACTTAGGTACTCACCTGGAACCTGAAGAATTCCACAAAGAAGTGGAGGCTCTTTTGTCTAAAGGTGACTCTTGCAATGATACAATACTGCTGGACTGCCGGAACTTCTACAAGAGTAAAATTGTAAGTATTGGATTTGACTGCATATGTCCACTGTGTTCTGTATGTATATTTGTATTTATCATATAGAGTAATAATAATGTCAGTTTAATATAGCAAATCTTTTTTGCCTTTGAGGGGCAGTTCAGCCAATGTTTGGCCCCCAACATCCGAAAATTCAGTTATTTCCCCGATTATGTTGACCAGAACCTTGACCTCTTTCGAGACGAAGGTCCTGATGTACTGTACCGGTGGCATTCGCTGTGAACACGGCTCAGCCTATCTCTGCTCAAAAGTAAGCTTACCTTTCAGGTTTTGCACAGTGACAGTATCTCATTGAAACATGACAAATATGCTTCATCCAACCCAAAAGCTCAACCTAAACAAATGTTTAAAAGTATGTTCGATCCTACTTCCAGGATTTGTGTAAGGATGTTTATCAGCTGAAAGGTGGCATTCATAAGTACGTGGAACAATTCCCTGAGGGCATCTATCGCGGCAAACTTTTTGTGTTTGACGAGCGCTATGCCATCTCCTCCAACAGTGACATCATCTCAGGTCGGTATAAACTGTGAATTGCCCTTAGGACTTTCTGATTAGCACAATGCTTTTTTATGCAAGAAGTAGTCTAGTTTATGTGCTTATTATGTGCCAACCCAAAGAAAAGGTTAATTCCTGTTAGAACGAGAGACCTGTTCATCAACattcctctccccttcctcttctcTGTGTGCAGAGTGCAGATATTGCAGCTCACCGTGGGACCAGTACCAGCTGTGCTCCACCCATTTCTGCTGCCAGCTGGTCATTTCCTGCACTCACTGCAGACAGGTGGGCCACACTGCCTGCTGCCCCACCTGCCAGACCAAGGGCCAGGGAGAAGAGCCCTCCACCACACCTACACAGAAAGAGGAGTGCGAGTGCACAGACGGGCAGCCCAGGATCCCCCAGGATGCATTGTGATGTTTTAAAACATTAAACAGCGCTAAGCAGAGACCTTACCTGGAACTTTACCCTCATGGTTTTGACAATCCTGGTTCAACAGACCCAAATGTGGTTGTGGTGACAAACAGCTCGTGTCTATTTCAATTAAAGGAATCCTCAACATCTGTTATTTTATGAGCTTGCCTTGAATGGGTCTTGAATGGCTCAAGTAAAAAATGCACTAACATTATAAACTATATATTACATGTGACATGATCAGAGGCATCATGTATGTCCCTGATATTATGACCTTGTATATTGTTCAATAAAAACCTATATTCAATATTTAGAGATTACATATTCAATATTTATAACAGAAAAAAATAGGTGCTGATTTAGCTAGAAGTATACTCTGGTTATTCAACACTGATCCATCCATCTAATCTGTATCTCTTGCACTTCTGCCTACAAACAGTTGGCGCCATTATGCCAGCTCTAGCTAGTCGCATAGAAACGGCAGCTTCActtagggtgcgttcgtaaattaacTCTATATACTCCGATATCAGAGAGttccagagcgcagaataaccgATGAATTTAAGAACGCgaaacacctgttgaatatgaccgctgtcagtaaatgttggcaaaaaaataatttaattgttgccagcagcacagttacagtcactaacGCTGTATATAACATGAAAACAGGCTAACCAACTCTGCTTCGGCGAGTAAAAtggttctctcatttgtgtctggaagtagctagcaagctagacaactttagccagttagcttaggTGCTTGattgccgttgtgaggtcagaactcTCGGATCAACCCTTCTTCTCGGCCAGAGcctccagtgtgcgctctgaacgctccgagagcgaaacgctctgaatttacgaacagacaatTTAACAGCTCACTGTATTTACGCACTCTGAATTTACGCACTCTGACAGACTGGAGACAATTTACAAACGCACCCAAAATCGGCTCTATTGGGATGAACCTCATCATAGCTAGACAGCAAGCCGAGTAGGGGGTAACTACGGCTGGGGGTTTACAAACATCATCAGACGGACACCTAGCTAATGGGAATAGTACTGCCCTTGGTGACAACCTTTCATATGTCTTTGTCACCCTGTACATTTGTGTTGAGAAAGGACAGCGGGCAGAAGAGATGTCTGCGCCGGGTTGTACGAGCATTGACACCTCTCTcggttacagcttgaattcaacGCCGAATGGTGGAGTAGCACCCCCCTATCAGAATGGTAAAACAGGCCGTGGAGATTACGGACGCTAGTTAAACTAGCCAGTGGTTGAAATAACTAGCTAACTAATGTGGCTGTGTGAAAGGCTGTTGCTTGGGTATTTGTTGCGTTTGGTaattagcttagctagctagctgcgtaAATTATGACGTTATTACTAAAACGGACAATTCCGTTTGTTAAAGAGACATCGATAATtgctacctagctaacgttagctagtatcCATTCAAGCTTGCCAGCTAGCAAGCTATCTTGAACAACCACTCAACACGTTTATTTGTGGTAATATTGGTTATGTTCACAAATTGATTTAGCCAACAGTCATCTATCTTCTAAGTATTCTTTGCTTATTTCACTAATGCAGCCGGGGTCCATGGCTGGAGGACCtttggctagttagctacggtAGCTAGATAGCTTGCTAGGGCATTTGAAATCTGTTACTAGCTAGTAACGTTAGGGCATCATCATTACACCGGCAGCTAGTCTGCCAGATCTAAAATATTTTACTCTTGGGTTGACAAAGTCAGTTGCTGCTTAGATGACATTGACAGGTTTGACCCTTTCTATAGAATATTTAGTATGTAGCTAGTAATATTAGCTAGTAATATATGTAGTTAATACTTTTGATAATAGCTGATCACACAATATGTATGATAATCATCAATCCTCCTTGTCAATAATCTGCATCAATATTTAATTTACCCCCAACCCCTTTGTTCAACTGTCATTGTCTCCAGGTCCAGAAGGACAGACTTACCCATCCACATATCCTTCGACAGGGTACTGTGGAGCCGGGCCTCAACAGCAGGGCTACCCTACCATTCCAGGACACTGTGCCCCTGCCCCCCAAAAAGCTCACATCACGAACAATGACCACAGTGCTTACTACCACCAGAACAGCCACCAGCAGTTGCTGCAGCCCACTGCTGCACCCACTGTAGCCCCCTCTGCATACGGAGCAACCCAAggctcccaccctccctctcagccctatggcaccaccacaacCCTTCCCACCTCCGCTGCCCTTCCAAACCCCCAACATGCACCTTCATTCCAACAACCAGCCTCCTACGCACAACCTGGGGCCTACTATGGACAGCAGCAGTACCCCACCTCCCAAGCGCAACACCACCCCCAGCAGCCAAACTTGGTGTTGGCACCCCCCAGCGGCCCAGGTGCTCCCCTGTATCCCATTGTCTCGTACCCCTCTGTTCCTGGAAGCAGCCAGTACGGCACGTTGCGTTCCTCCCAGGCTCCCACCGGCCCAGCAGCTGTTCCCAACCTGATGGGCGCTCCCCTCCACCAGTATCCCCCAGGAAATTACACCAGTCACCCAGCATCTACTGCAGCGGTTCCCCTTGGTTATAGAATGGCTCCACCCGGCCAACCAGCCACAGTCAACGGCCAGGGTAATGCAGGTACGGTCGACTCCTCTGCACTGTTGAGGATGTCCGTACAGAATACATTTTGAGACACTTTTCTTGTCAATTTGTGTAATTGATATACTTGCCTCTGCCTTAATTGGTTTCTTCTCCCCAGTTCAAGCCTCAGTCCTCCAGCACTATGACCAAAGTCACCAGGCACCCATGACACATGACCACTGCGGATTAGGAGTCACACACAACACTGGGGGTGCTGATGGCGACATACCACCTTTAGGAATCCCCTCCACTTCAGTTAATTCCTCCCCGGGGCATCAGCAAGGtaaatggagagagaagagaggcttGTAAACTATTGAGTTAGCATgcatctctctacagtatctgtaTAGGTCATCAGCATTGATGTCATCAATGGCAGGCCCATGTCGGCCATTTTGATGCAAGTTTGAGAGGATCCTGCAGCATTACATTTGTGTGTTTCTCCGTCCTCACCTTGATTAAATGATTGATGAAGGGATCTGTTTTTCATCTTTCAAACTTTTTCTAGGCCTAGTCTAACTAAGTAAATTGAATAGGGGCATTTCCATCGAAAAGGACcgatgagcaccaacatgtgaagttaaTAGGAGCATaacaaattgggtgtcaaatgaaagttaAGAGTATGTTTTGCGGAAGtgaaggcatagatacatttttcaaccattttccatctaaAAAATTAGgcataagcaaaggctttgatttctggataaaAATATgtaaaaggggtcttagaaaacatctaccagaaaaataCTTAAAAGGTATCAGAAATGCATCAAAACACACTAATGTTGAcataaagacccctgccaactaatatcagcACTTGTATTTAGTTTTGGATAAATTGTTTACCTTCTGTtagtttaagaaatattgccttgtgccttgtaattccattgccaaaaacccacaaatgtaaGATATTTTCAATTTTTTCTCCCTCATGACGAGGGAGGATAGTAAAAGTttacagaagtaacaagtaatgaTAGACttaccaattagttatagtgattttacccatatacattttgtttatgcattattaagtgattaaaactcgtaGTTCTGTTACGGTATTGGTAACGGAGATACCATAGAAATCAGTAACAGAATtatgcaattgaattggctacactgggaaatcataatagtcacaaaccacagtagggtcacctgctactgtcctcccttccactggcatactgttatgttcagctcataactgttttctttgtctttctgttgtctggtggtcaaaccaagagtgttaaaacagtctgagtctggacaaccccttcctctctccctctccctctctctctctgcctctctcactctccagttaatgtcacctctcagctcttactgacacctacccatgagaaCACTATGTTTCCATTTACTTtaaccagcatcctcacccactgagcaccgaccgacaccggACGTCCATGGATGTTGAAAAGTAGTTGCAATTTGTTCAGTCCATCCTGGCTTTGATGTTAACGTCCACGGACGGATCGTACTGGACCAAATCTAAACCTATCTTAGacgtatgtttcacaagtttggatagtACAATACATTGAGTAGAGCACAATAGAGTACAATACAGTAGTACAATACAGTAAATaaaagtatagtacagtatattgtactgtattctactgtgctgtattgtactctactgttctctaccatgctgtgctgtccaaacttgtgaaacttgaggagaatgacattcatatccataattagacatttctgtatagtacagatcagggacccatgatggaATTTTGttaccgtaattccgttaccggtTGTAAtttcacttcacttactgtagtttaaTAACCAAAAGCAAAAAGAAATGTCAAACTCAAGgtgccatgtcatagctgacaccccattctctctgcagacatctttgaatcttaattcggagtagATATAGTTTTTGGAAAACATGGTCgcataaaaaactgagggagattttactgtaattctgcacagttcttccactaaATTAGTTTTAGTAAAttcttcagtggaaattgttgaaATGTGTCTTTGTGCATAGTTGTATAGTTTGTTacactttgaaatcaatgttttttatTATATAGTGAgcgtgcccactctggtattggcacgtgcgctcaagccaacagctcgcagatacagtgttggtatagcctacatgatgagattattatggacaaaagagcaagattatttgtatttgtcaaacggcagccaagcatcgatcattatgtcaccagaataagaccctcgatatttattggaaaggagcaccAAGCTcgtcactgtgcactttcaccaccctgtgaagttcaacataatttatttaatctgtagcctaagaAACTGCATgttttcccgagtcgtagtgggaggaccacacaacatgtcatcgcgtgacaAGTTTACCTCCGATATAatggttatatcaatatttgtggataaaagcgtttccatcaccatttctcacataattcattttacgacacaaaaagatcccaccttgtctagagtgttttgttttgttgacatttggaaagtttaccaccaaatttgctgtttccatcaggcctgtcgtgacacTTTTTTTTGCTTGTACTTTACTCGTATAAAAAGGTCGTACGGAAACCTGGTTTGTGTGGTAGAAGCTAGTGAGTAGTGACGTTTTTGCAGGAGAATGGCAAGCATCCTCACCAACGTGcccaccacacagacacagattTTCTGGACTCAGTCCTCTGGCTCCGTCCtcgccctctcctcccctccacataGTTGATGGTTGTTTTGTTTTGTACCCTCTCCCACCCCCCACAGGCATGCACTACGGATATGTAGCCAATAGTGGCGCTAGCTCTTCCAACGCCGCCGCCAACGTTGCCCCCTCGTCATCCAGctccgatgatgatgatgaggaagcAGGTCTGCTTATAGCTTTTATTCCCCAACCCAACTCCAATAACCATCAACTAACCCGACCCTCACATCAACCCATGTGGCACTTACTTTCCTTTCAACCCCAGGCACTTTGCATGCATACTCATGTCTCAAAGCCACCTCCGCCCATCTCTAGCAGCTTCTCTGCCCCCCACTTGCagatccatctctctctactgcccaCCTGACGGCCTCCACGCACTCAACAGCTACGCCATATCTTCTCCCAGCATTAACACTGTGTTCCCAATAGATATTGTATGTTAGTGATGAGAGCTCATTGTAACTGAAACCACTGTGAAGCTGATCAGCTAACCTCTTCTTGATTAAGTTAGGATAAGCCTCGATTAAGCTTAATTCGATCCATCAGTTAAATCATATGAGTAGGGTGTAGTATTTGAGAGCAAATGAGATGTGTTTGAGAGCAAATGAGTTGTTTTAGGATCTGTTTTGTCTTCTTGACATGCAGGCTACTCACTCGTTCTTGTGATGTCCTCAGTTATCCTCTCAGCTCTCACCCACTAACCCTTTAGTAATGATTGTGTGTCTGAATTTCAATTACAGGCACTGATCCAACTGGATTCTGAACAAAAAGCTGATTTTTCTTCCCATTGCAATTTCAGAATGACATCGTCCTGAAAAACAATTGATTTTGCATGATTGGTTTTGCATTTAGAAAAGGAAACAAACATGTATAGAGCACATAATTTAACCATTTTCTGTAGCTCCCTATCTGGGCCAGTCACTAGCCTACACTATGTTTGGAACCTGAAATCTTAACACCTTCCATAGTTATGCTATGCTGATAACGATGTTATTATACTACATTTCCATTTGGTTATCAGCATGCACTGTACATGCagtgtttcaatgagaaggtgtTGAGTGTCCTAGGGGTGCTGGTGGGTCCCACCCTTGGGTTGTGTGTCATTGGCTAGAGGTTAACAGCTTTTTAAATATAGCAGGTCCCTTGTTGCTGCGGACCAGCAGGCAGCAGCCTCTGCTGCTCACTGGTCTCCACTGGGAGAAGGGTAGAGGCCGAGGCATGTCAGCACTAGCTCTCGCTAGCACCTCTGCTAAAAGTGtgctcctccttcccctcttacACTCCAAACACACTCTATCATTCTACAATTTTCATTGTCATTTTCAAGTCGCAGATGTTTCTCTTTTATGTTTGTCCCattttaatttattttccaaAGCATGATCATGTCGCTTATCATTCTGTCTCTGTTGCTTGGCCAACATTTTGTTTAGGACAATTTTTTTTGCTGTTTTGTGTTATGACACAAATTCATATGAGAACAAGGACATGTCCGTTGTCAGTCATATCATCCTTGTGTCCCCAGCCAGCCAGGTTCACTAATATCCAGAGTACTTAATCCAGTGGGGTCACAGTCAGATTTAGCTGCCTGGGATAATTGGAGCTCATCCAATGAGTTCTTGGCCTGCACAGGCAGTGCTATCTTGGTTCACTGTCACAGCCCTCCATTTGGCCCAATTGGATTAATCAACTCAGTCAAAACCTGCCTCCGATGTGCGTGTGGCTGAGACTTAAAAGCACCCTCTCATAGTGCCCCAGAGCGCCTCTATCCAATTACTCAGATGGAAGGAAAGGCTGTATGTGCACGGCctaggaggatgatgatgattttGATAACTGCTATCTGCCTCTCTATAAGTAAGTAGCCTAGCACAAGCCTTGGCTTGTGCGAGCCGGAatggctcataggagcaggagcctatctcctgtttctgcagCGTGAGGAAAcgtgatgtacaagtacaccccctgacaggatgctagtctatctggggccttacccccaatctatctcctttAATGCTGAGTGTCATGCAAAGTCTCATTGAGAGTCCCATTTTTACAGTTTTTGGTATGACTAGGCCGGGGATCCAACTCccaatctcagggcggacactACCCAAAAGGCCACGGACTTGATTTGTCTGTCTGTGGCTTCACCTATTTTCCCATTTcagcagctttcatgtgttatTTTTCTTCCGCCAGCATGTCCAAGGCCCTGCAGAGTTAAAGAGAACAGCTCCTTACGACTCTGTTTTGTTcttcacctcccccctctctcaggcGGTGATAGTTCCTCAACCACCACCGGCAGTGCGTCCCCGGTTCCCAACAGCTATGACTCCCTGGAAGGCGGCAGCTACCCAGGTACATACTGTACTCCGCTCTTAACATCCAATGCTACATTTactttgcatttacattttttgaCACAACCCATCTTGACGACAGCTCCATCGTCCAATTGAAAATGTCTTCTGCCACATATCGCCACTCAACCACAACCCCAAATGCACTCAGCGGGCAGCTGTCCATTGGTACATGCAACTTAATGTTTCTCTCTTTATTTCCAGAGTTCTCCAATCCTCCCTCCGCCGACATGCCCAAACAGGCCCCGCCCTTTGGCTACGGCTACCCCAGCATGCAGCCAGCCTATCAGCAGAGGCCGGTCTCCAGGACAGACTCCTCCCCCTCCCACAGCGGGTACAACCAAACTGGCTACCAGCATTTGCCACAGGTAAGATGTTCTGGTACAACCCACCTGGTTGTGTATgacaaaaattataaaaaattatatgttCCCTCATAAATACATGAAAAGGAGTTAGCCTACTAAGTCAATACATTTCTCTGAAGGCATGTTAGTGTTGTGGGCATCGATTCCTTTCTATCATGTGGTAATGATCTACCTATCtctagtgactgtgtgactaactgcctcctgtttgtctgtgCAGCCCTTCCCTAACATGTCCCAGCTGTCTGCGGCCCTGGGGGGGCTGAGCGGTGTaccagagctggaggtggagGCGCTGCGGCCCGTCAACCTGCTGCAGGAGAGGAACCTGCTGCCCCACCGGCCCCTGGACGCCCCAGAACCCAACCTCAGCGCTGACCTCAAGAAGGCCAACTGCAGCCCGGagtaagagggagggagagtttgTGGGTTTGAGAATATGCTGGTATCTGAACACAACACTCACTGACAATATGCAGCATAAACTGAAACACTTTGAATGACAGGTCTCCCAAGTCTATTGATAGGATCAAGCAAAACACATATTGGAAACATTGTTGATTTCAAACGTACTTCTCCTCGATCTCCACACTGCATTGTTCCTCCAGTCTCCGCTCACTCAATGAAACATATTAGCTCATGCCTGGCAAGGCTGTGCTAAatgctgttctctctccctccacagcACATTCAGGTGTACCCTGAACAACATCCCCCAAACCCAGGCCCTGCTGAATAAAGCCCGGCTGCCCCTGGGCCTGCTCCTGCACCCCTTCAGAGACCTCGCAGTAAGACACCCAACCCTAACACAACCAGGGTCCTGCCCACAAACATCCCCTAACTCCTGGtatagatctgagaggattggataggtgtaaggAACTGACATTTCAGGGAGCTACTAACTTGGAAGGGCAATTTGCTACATTGGAACATAACACACAACAAATGTTGTGGAATTGAGTGAATATCCTAGAATAAAACTATTCAGTGGATATTTATATTGACTGTGGTTTTCAGTGTTGATCTATACTATGTCCCCTAAATAACACCCCGTCAATCTGTCATAGGAAGTTAAACTGAGCACAGAACAGCAGGAGgcaaggcaggttgaggtggaggatgaggaggTGCAAAAATACATTGTTTTAGGTTCAGTGAAAGTGGTAAAAGTACAAAATGCCGGTCAGTGTTGATATAAGGAGTTTTAAAAAAAGGATTCCACTCTTACAGATGCATATTGCAGACACAGGTTAGATCAAATATAGAGGTTAGATGACATTTTCAGAAATAACTTTGTAACAAACCACAGATGAACAAAAAGTCATCTTCATCACagaatctcactctctctctatccatagCAACTCCCGGTGATCACATCCAACACCATAGTGAGATGTCGCTCCTGTCGTACCTACATTAACCCCTTTGTCTCCTTCCTGGACCAAAAGAGATGGAAATGCAACCTCTGTTACAGGGTCAACGATGGTACGGATCCCTCTATTAAATATGTGTACTAGGGCAGCACTGTCCAAATGATAATGttaaataacatctgctaaatcacctaaatgtaaatattctcccCCTCACAGTTCCTGATGAGTTCATGTATAACCCAGTGACCCGCTCATATGGAGAGCCCCAGAAGAGGCCAGAGGTACAGAACTCCACTGTGGAGTTCATAGCCTCTTCAGATTACATGGTTAGTATTCATTCATCCATCCAGAAGCAGTTTGCCCTCAGTCCACTGGTGTGCAGGTCTCCATCAGACACATGTCAGACTGCAGATGTCAACTGGTTGAATGTTTTGAGTAAAGCATGTGTTCTCCCCAGCTGCGGCCCCCTCAGCCTGCAGTGTACCTGTTTTTGCTGGATGTGTCTCACAACGCGGTGGAGGGAGGCTACCTGAACGTCTTCTGTCACACCCTACTGGAAAACCTGGACAAGTGAGTCGGTTGGCCTCTGGAGTCCATACATAGTATTTGGCAACCTTTAGTTCTCAAAATCAGACTCTTTTAGTTTGTGCTCCATTTCAAAGAGGGGGGAAAAAAAGGAACAAATAGAAGGAGAAATGTAAAACATGGCCACGCCCTCCTACAAAGGCGTACTTGCGTTGGCCTGCTTGCAAGTGTGTAAGAACTGGAGGCATATTGAAATGAATGGTGAGATCTCTGGTGCGTTCTGCTTTAGCAGTTAAGTCCATCAGCATTCATACACATGGTGAACAATAGGATTTGGGCAACCCAGAGGGATAGTTTGAAGTTGATACG from Coregonus clupeaformis isolate EN_2021a chromosome 3, ASM2061545v1, whole genome shotgun sequence harbors:
- the LOC121546355 gene encoding thiosulfate sulfurtransferase/rhodanese-like domain-containing protein 2 — encoded protein: MLTRTLTSFETKVLMYCTGGIRCEHGSAYLCSKDLCKDVYQLKGGIHKYVEQFPEGIYRGKLFVFDERYAISSNSDIISECRYCSSPWDQYQLCSTHFCCQLVISCTHCRQVGHTACCPTCQTKGQGEEPSTTPTQKEECECTDGQPRIPQDAL